A window of Candidatus Omnitrophota bacterium contains these coding sequences:
- a CDS encoding ACT domain-containing protein yields MKITQLSVFLENRKGRLYDVCLLLGKNNINIRALTVAENEEFGILRIVVDKPDEAAALLKKNGFIASLTDIVAVEVADEPGGLVKILKILAAKNINVEYMYGFVEKASQKAILVFRFEDPDAALALLKENKINIVGKKDMGDL; encoded by the coding sequence ATGAAGATCACGCAATTATCGGTGTTTTTGGAGAACAGAAAAGGCCGGCTTTACGATGTCTGCCTGCTTTTGGGAAAGAACAATATCAATATCCGCGCGCTTACAGTCGCGGAGAACGAGGAGTTCGGCATATTGCGGATCGTGGTGGATAAGCCCGATGAGGCCGCTGCGTTGCTTAAGAAGAACGGTTTTATCGCCAGCCTTACGGACATTGTCGCGGTGGAAGTGGCTGATGAACCCGGCGGGCTTGTCAAGATACTGAAGATCCTCGCCGCTAAGAATATTAACGTGGAATATATGTATGGCTTTGTGGAAAAGGCTTCGCAGAAGGCTATTCTGGTATTCAGGTTCGAGGACCCTGACGCGGCGCTCGCGTTATTGAAGGAGAACAAGATCAATATCGTGGGCAAAAAGGATATGGGAGACCTTTAA
- a CDS encoding phenylacetate--CoA ligase, with protein sequence MQVAYWDKKIETLDRDALKKLQLKRLKEIVKYALKTPFYKSRLKKAGISSSDDIKKWDDFKKIPFTTKDDLRECYPRGLLAVDMDDVVRLHTSSGTTGVPTVIYHTRRDLEHWTDLVARSIIATGAEKKDVFQNMMTYGMFTGGLGLHYGAEKVGMTIIPIGGGNTKRQVQLMKDFGTSVVHATPSYILHIHSKLQEFGVTLADLKLKKAYLGAEPYSENTRKKVEALYGIDVYNSYGMSEMNGPGVGFECVHKCGMHVWEDAYIMEVIDPKTGNLLADEKEGEVVFTNLTRTATPLLRYRTRDIACILKSNCPCKRSHRRISRITGRTDDMMIINGVNVYPSQIEEVIMRIPQVGTNYQIHLEKDGTLDKLIVKVEIYSKMFKGDLSEIDGLKAKIRDDLRASIVIHPVVELHEPGSLPVFEGKAKRVVDNRTKL encoded by the coding sequence ATGCAGGTTGCTTACTGGGATAAGAAGATAGAGACTTTAGACCGCGACGCTTTGAAGAAACTGCAGCTAAAGCGCCTGAAAGAGATCGTCAAATACGCGTTGAAGACCCCGTTCTACAAAAGCCGCCTGAAAAAAGCAGGGATATCCTCGTCCGACGATATAAAGAAATGGGATGATTTCAAAAAGATACCTTTTACTACCAAGGATGACCTGCGGGAATGTTACCCCCGGGGCCTTTTGGCCGTGGATATGGATGATGTGGTCAGGCTGCATACTTCCAGCGGGACTACCGGCGTGCCGACGGTAATTTATCATACCCGTAGGGACCTGGAGCATTGGACCGACCTGGTCGCCCGCTCGATAATCGCCACCGGCGCGGAGAAAAAAGACGTTTTTCAGAATATGATGACCTACGGTATGTTCACCGGCGGTCTGGGCCTGCATTACGGCGCGGAGAAAGTGGGGATGACCATTATTCCCATTGGCGGGGGGAACACCAAGCGCCAGGTGCAGTTGATGAAGGATTTCGGCACGAGCGTGGTCCACGCCACTCCCAGCTATATACTGCATATCCATTCCAAACTTCAGGAATTCGGTGTTACGCTGGCAGACCTGAAGCTCAAAAAAGCCTACCTGGGGGCTGAGCCTTATTCGGAAAATACCCGAAAGAAGGTCGAGGCGCTTTACGGGATAGACGTGTATAATTCTTACGGGATGAGCGAGATGAACGGCCCGGGAGTGGGGTTTGAATGCGTGCATAAATGCGGGATGCACGTCTGGGAGGATGCCTATATAATGGAGGTCATCGACCCGAAGACAGGCAATCTTCTGGCGGATGAAAAAGAAGGCGAAGTGGTTTTTACCAACCTTACGCGCACTGCCACACCTCTTTTACGGTACCGCACCAGGGATATCGCGTGTATCCTTAAGAGCAACTGCCCCTGTAAACGGAGCCATCGCAGGATTTCCCGGATCACCGGCAGGACCGACGACATGATGATAATTAACGGGGTCAATGTTTATCCGTCGCAGATCGAAGAGGTGATCATGCGCATCCCGCAGGTGGGGACCAATTACCAGATCCATCTGGAAAAAGACGGGACCCTGGATAAACTGATCGTGAAGGTGGAGATATATTCCAAGATGTTCAAAGGCGACCTGTCGGAGATCGACGGGCTTAAGGCGAAGATCCGGGATGACCTGCGCGCTTCCATCGTTATTCATCCTGTGGTGGAGCTGCATGAGCCGGGAAGCCTGCCGGTATTCGAGGGCAAGGCCAAGCGGGTGGTTGATAACCGGACAAAATTGTAA
- a CDS encoding ACT domain-containing protein translates to MPKELNVFVENRPGRLRSVAQVLSESKINVRTMTLQDRGEYGLMKLIVNNPDQAYLALADKGFACALKEILAIAIKDKPGSFLKLTEIFTDNKVNVLDAYGFVIESSKRAVFCIEVKNPEEIKKVLKENDFDVLEDELYEF, encoded by the coding sequence ATGCCTAAGGAACTGAATGTGTTCGTGGAAAACAGGCCGGGAAGGCTGCGCTCTGTGGCGCAGGTGCTTTCAGAAAGCAAGATCAATGTAAGGACTATGACCCTGCAGGATCGGGGCGAATACGGTTTGATGAAGCTGATTGTGAATAATCCAGACCAGGCTTATCTGGCCCTGGCGGACAAAGGTTTTGCCTGCGCCTTGAAAGAGATCCTGGCTATCGCCATAAAAGACAAGCCGGGAAGTTTCCTCAAGCTGACCGAGATATTCACCGATAACAAGGTGAATGTGCTGGATGCCTATGGTTTTGTCATCGAATCCAGCAAACGCGCTGTTTTTTGCATCGAGGTGAAAAATCCCGAGGAGATAAAAAAGGTATTAAAAGAAAACGATTTTGACGTTTTAGAGGACGAGCTTTACGAATTCTGA